AAGCGGCGCTGTTGGTTAACACCGTGCCTGTCGCTGTAAGAGCGGAGAAATCGGTTGCGGTCGAGAGGGCGGCTATAAAAGATGTTCCGGCGTCCCAACTGAAAGACAGTGTGTTCGCTGTGACGCCGGTATTGCCGGGGTGTAAATTGATCTGGGCTGCGAGGCCGCCCGAGAAAACAAAAAAGAACCCCGCGGCCAAAAAGAACAACGGAAATCCGCGCCGGGGCGAATTGTAACTGGGCATAATAGTATAGTTTAGCAAAGAGGTATTAAAAATCAATGGCAAATATGTTACAGAGTAAACGGGGGCGCCCCCGCCTTTATTGAAATGACTGCCATTTCTATTATATTATAGGGTCAGAGCACTAGCCGTGCGAGTTTTTAAAATGAAAGTGGAAAGTGCTTAAGTCGATCGAAAAATACTGCTTTTTTTGAACCGTACCGGAACTCTTAAAATGAAAGTAAAGACCGTCCTTTTTTCCGCGTTAGTCATTTTGTGCGGTTTTTCAGAAGGCGCGCGGGCTGCGGACAATACGGGGAGCCCCGCCAAGCTTGGGTTGGTTCAGGGAGAACTCCCGCACCAGCAGGCCACCATAGGCGCGCGCCAGGAAACCACTATAGGCCCGGCGGAGGGTTTACCGGTACGGCCGGCCCGGACGCCGGAACACAAAAGCCTTGAGTTCTCCGTGAAGCAGGTCGGCCCTCTTTTTGAAGTTAAGGGGGCTTCCACCCAGGTAATAGGCCAGGGCGGAAATTACGCGGTTGCCGCCGGCGGGGGGAAAACAGTCTGGTTCCTTAACAATATCTGGATCGGCGAGGTCCCGGCAGCCGGCCAGCCTGCCCGTTGGGGCATAATTGAGGGCGGGGTGGCCCTGTCTGCCTCCAGTTCCCCATACTCTTTAAAAAGCGGTCTGAATTATGTGCTGGATGAAAACCGCTGGCCGATACCGTTTCTTTCCTCGGATTTCAGGGAATACATTCAGGTGCGTAAATTCTGGCCGCGCGCCGGTCTTAAAACCGAAAAGAAGTATTACGCGTTTTACTCCATCCTGAATAATTTCGGCAGCGGCCCTTATGATTATTTCCGCGTCGGGCAGGGGCTCGCTTTTTCCGACAATCCCGAGGGCCCTTACAAAAAAGTGGAAATCGGCCTGTCATACGCCCTATGGAGCGATGTGGAACCCGCCTTCGGCTCGGCCGCTTTTTCCGACAGCGACGGCTGGCTGTATATTTACGGCCGGGTAATGACCGAGCCGGGCAAGTATGCCGCGGCGCTCTCAAGAGTAAAGCCCGCGGATATAGAGAGCAGGGAAAAGTACGAGTACTACAGCCTGGACGCCTCAAGCGGGGTGTGGACCTCCGATTTGACCGAACTTACTCCGGTCATGGAAAATATGCCGGAGGAATTTTCTGTTTCTTATAATGAACATCTGAAAAGCTACCTGGCTCTTTACCTGGACATCGAAGACACGGAAATTTTATTGATGAGAGCCGACTATCCCTGGGGACCGTGGAAAGACCCCGTGAAAATAACGGCCTGTTCCAAAGAAGAGTACTGCTCCGGCGGCAAGGAGCAGCCCCTGTTCTCGCTTGAAGAAGGAAAAAAGACCTTTTTCACTCTTGAAAAAAAGAATATGCCGTATATCTACGAACTCACGTTTCAGTAAATCACGAGAGGCGCGCATGGCTGACTATAACATACTGGTGATAAACCCCGGCTCCACCTCCGACGAGGTGAGTTTTTTCCGCGGCGAAAAACTGGTTTTTCATAAGGTAGTCCGGTACAACCCGGAGGACCTGAAAGCCTACGAATTTAAAAAAGTAACCGCCCAATATAAATTCAGGAAAGGCTTGGTGCTTGACACCCTGAAAGAGCACAAGGTGGAGCTATCGGAGCTGCATGCCATTATAGGCCGCGGCGGGGTACTCCGGTCCATAGAGGGCGGGGTTTACGCGGTTAACGAAAACATGCTTAAAGACCTTAACGAAGGCGTAATGGGAGACCACCCTTCAAATCTGGGGGGAATACTCGCCTACAACATAGCCGCCATGTGCGGCGCCGCGGCGTTTATAGCCGACCCGGTGACGGTTGACGAGATGGAGCCTTTGGCCAGGTATTCGGGCATGCCGGAGAACCCGAGGATTTCAATTTTTCACGCGCTTAACCAGAAAAGGGTGGCCCGCCACGCGGCCCGCCAGCTTGGCAAACCATACGAAGACTGCCGCCTGATCGTAATGCACGGCGGCGGCGGCGTTTCGGTAGGGGCGCACATAGGCGGCAGGGTGGTGGATGTAAATAACGGGCTTGAGGGCGACGGGCCCTTCACGCCGCAGCGCTCCGGCAGCGTGCCGGCTGCCGGGCTGATAAAAATGTGTTTCTCGGGCAAATACACTTTGGCCGAAATGAAGCTCAAGCTGAAAGGCCGCGGCGGCCTTGTGGCTTACACCGGCACCTCCGACTGCATAGCCCTTGAAAAATATATCCTGACCGGCGAGATAAAGCCTAATTCCGGCCTTGACCCGGCAAAAATTTCGCGCGAAAAGGCCAAAGAGGCGGTGCTTGCCATGGCCTATCAGATTTCAAAAGAGATAGCCTCCCTGTCGGCGGTGCTTGAAGGCAAGGTGGACGCTATAGTACTTACAGGCGGGCTCGCCTACGACCAGATAGTGGTACCTGAAATCAAACGCCGTGTGGACTGGATAGCCCCGGTGCTAAGCTACCCCGGCGGCGATGAAATGCGCGCCTTGCGCGTGGCGGCGCAAACCGGCCTTAAGCATCCCGCCAAGGTAAAGGTGTACTAACTGCCGTATGCCATAAGCCGTAAGCCATAGGCAGAAAAACTACAGGAGAAAAATCATGAAATTCCGTAACTTTGAAGAGTTGATGCGGCTTGTTAAAGACAAGCCGAACCGGATAGTGGTGCCCGGCGCGAATAATGAGGAAGTGCTGGAAGCCATAAAAATGGGGGTTGAACACCGCATAATTTCCGGCGGCATACTTGTGGGACCGAAAGCCCAGGTTGAGGCTGCGGCGGCGAAAGTCGGAGTAAAACTGGACATTTTTGAAATCATAGACATGTCCGATTGCGCCGAAATGTGCAATAAGGCCGTGGACCTTGTAAAAGCCGGCAAAGGAGACTTCCTTGTCAAGGGCCTGGTGGACACGAAGTTCTACATGAAGGCCATACTGCGCAAGGAAGTCGGCGCGGTGGCCGAAGGGACGGTGCTCAGCCATTTTGTGCTTTTTGAACTGGCCAACTATCACAAGCTTTTCGCCGTTACCGACGCGGCCATAATGATAAACCCCACACTGGAGCAGAAGGCGAAGATCACCCGCAACGCCGTGGATATGATGCGTATGCTGGGAGTGGAAAAGCCCAATGTGGCCGTGATCTGCCCGGTGGAAAAAGTAAACCCCAATATCCCCAGCACTCTGGACGCGGAGGCCCTTGTGAAGATGAACAGGGAGGGGACTTTAAAGAATTGTGTGGTGGAAGGTCCTTATGACATTTACATCTCATTCTCCAAGGAACTGGCGGCGGAAAAAGGCATAAAAGGCGCCGCCGTTCCCGGCGAAACCGACATAGCGCTTTTTCCTAACCTGGATTCGGCCAACCCGGTGTATAAATGCCTGTCGTTTTTCGGCGCGGGCGTGAAATCGGCCGCTCTGCTTGCCGGGTCCAATATCCCGGTAATACTGCCGTCCCGCACCGACTCGCCTGTGACGAAGCTGCACTCCATAGCGCTGGCGGGTTTTCTTAAGACCCAGGCGAAGGTCTGCGCCTGACAGGGACGGAGGCGAGCGAATAGGGAAGGATTGATTTATTTTTGCAGCTCTACACTAGTTAAAGTCGGAAGCTTTGATTAGTCTGCCGGAACTTCAGCGCTTCAGAGCTTATAGCTCTTCAGCTCTAGCTTAAGGAGACACTTATGGTTTGGAATTTTTTAAAGAAGATACTTAACAAGAAGGAAGAAAAGCGGTCGGAGACGGAACCCCGGGCCGCTTTCCGGCAAAATACGCGGATCCAGCAAGCGGCCTCTCCGGCTCCATCGGCAGTTCCCGCCGCTGTAGCGCCGGCTGCGGCGGAAGCAGCCCCCGCACCTGCGGCAGATGTGGTGATAAATCAAACCGTCGCGCCGTCCGCGACTCCGCTGGCCGAAAAGACCGCCCCGGCTAAAGAAAAGTCTCCCGCTGAAAAAACTGATGATGAGCTGGCTCAGGAACTTAATGTTATTTCCCCTGAAATTCTTTCCCAGGCCAAAACCCCGCAGATGCGCAAGCTGATAATAGACATCTACCGCAAGATGCTTATCGAGGGCGTGGACATAAACGACGAAAAAGAAGTGAAAAAATGGCTTAAAAAGCATCCCGAAGTGGTGAACGGGGGCGAAGCCCACAAAATAGAGACCTTTAAAAGAGAGGAGCCGAAAGTGGGCCGCAATGACGCCTGCCCCTGCGGCTCCGGCAGGAAATACAAGAAGTGCTGCGGAAAAGGAAAGTAAATTCTGGTCACCCCCGATGGGTTCGCAGGGCCTGCCGCCGGACCGGAACGCGGGGACAGCCGCCCACACCGTGGCCGGCTTCCACCACTCATCTTCGGCGCTTATGCAAGCCTCAGATTCGCGAAGGCCCCGCTAACCCGGCTCCGGCGTCACCCGCTCCATTTATTCCCGACCTATTCCTTATATCAAGTTTCTCTCTGTTAACGTCCTTTTCACAATAAAACCGACTTCTTATGTTTAAAAAAGCCGGCGGCGAAAACACCTAGCTTGCGCGGGTGACGGGGGACTGGGTAAGCAAAACACTCCGGAGCCCGACGCTTGCATAGCGCGGAGGTGAGGCACGGCTTCAGAGCGAAGCATAATTATGCTTCGCGTCCGGGCCGCAAGGGCGGAGGCGGTTCTCTGCGAAGCAGAACCGCTGAGCCGGGGCCGCGCAAAACCGCTATGCGGTTTATGAGTGGCGAGGAAGTGAAGGGCGGGCACGGTGTGTCCCGACCCTGGTTTTGCGTTCCCAGTCCCCCGGCAGGACCCGTGCCAGTTTATAATGCTTCTATGCGTAAAATGTCGAGTGTCCAATTGCGGAAGGCGGGAAGTGCTGTTGGAAGGGAAAGTAAATTCTGTCTCAGCTCACGTGAGAAAGAAGGATCGTTTTCAGCCGGTTGAAATCGGCCGGTATGGCGGAGCTTTTGTCGCGTTTTCTCATGCAGGACGCAAGCCGTGAAGGGGCCTTTACCGCAAGCCCTGTGTTTCTTGAAACGATATCGGGGAATTTCGCCGGATGAGCCGTAGCTAAGACTATCTTCGGGCCCGCGATATTGCAATTAAGAGCGGCGGCTATGCCGGTGGCGGTATGCGGGTCGGATACGTAGCAGAATCTTCTGAAAGCCATTCTTATGGTTTTTTCAATTTCCGCATCCGTAACGGTGACGGAGTCAATATCCCGTTTAACCGCAATGCGGTCGTTATGATACAGATCAAGGATCCGGGTGAAGTTGCTGGGTATGCCCACATCCATGGCGCTTGAAAGGGTCATCCGGGTCTTTGCGCGGGGCAGTATTCCCGTAGCAAGGTAACGCGGCACCCCGCTGTTGATATTAACCGCGGCAATAAACTTACGCACGGGCAAACCCATTCTTTTCGCGAACAGTCCGGCGGAAAGATCGCCGAAGTTTCCGCTGGGGACGACAAATACCGGCTTGCGTTTTCCCCTTTCTTCGCTCAAGACTTTAAGCTGTGAAACAGCGCTGAAATAATAGAACATCTGAGGGAGAAGCCTGCCTATGTTGATAGAGTTGGCGGATGAAAGGGCCATTTTCCCGCGGATCCCGGCGTCGGAAAGGGCTTTTTTGGCCAGCCGCTGGCAATCGTCAAAATCCCCTCTTACCTTAAGCGCGGTGATATTACCTCCGAGCGTGGCTATCTGCTTTTCCTGCAGAGGGCTTATCCTGCCTTCCGGATAAAGAACAAAAACATTTATTCCGGGAAGTCCGAAAAATCCGCATGCCGCCGCGCTTCCCGTGTCGCCGGAAGTGGCTACGATAACAGCCAGGCGCTTTTTTGAACCGGCAAGGTAATGCTTCATAAGGCGGGCCATGAAACGCGCCCCGAAATCTTTGAACGAGAGCGTGGGGCCGTGAAAGAGTTCAAGGATATATAGATCTTCCGCGAGCCTGACCAGCGGAGAGGGGGAGTTCTTTACGGGGAAGGCTTTTCTGCTGAAGGAATCGCGGATTATTTCTTTTAAATCCTTATCAGCCACATCGGAAATATACTCCCGGCAGACCTTAAAAGCCGTCTCATGAAAATTATTATTTCCGGCGGCGCGGGGGAAATTGTTCCCGCGATTTGGGAAAGCCTCCGGCATGAAAAGCCCTCCGTCGTCAGCCAGGCCCGTGAAAAGGGCTTCCCGGAAAGTTGCCGGTCTTGATTTTCCGTTAGTGCTGTAGTATTTCATTGTCGTTACGGCTCAGGTAGACAGAATCCAGAAGTCAAGCCTATGGCAGTGCCGTAAAAAGAGCTATGCTCCTCAAACGGCCAGGATTCAGAACGGTGGAATCTGCTCAATTGCTGGTGCTCCCATTCTGACTACTGAATTCTGACTTCTGGCTACCCGGGCAGTTGCCATTGTTTTATATTTCTAATGATTTCCGCCGCAGTTTCAGCCGGCGATCGCTCCCGGGTGTCAACAGTCAGGTCCGCCGCTTTTTCATAAACCCGGGTTCTTTCTTTGAAAAGGCGTGTTATGCCTTTTTCCTTCAATCCTACTATGCCGCGCAGGTGAATAATCCCCGAAAGTCTTTTTTTTACTTCCGTGAGAGGCGTTTTGAGGTAAACGACCAGGGTTTCTTTTTTGAGTTTCTTCATCGCCGCCGGCGAATAAATTATGCTTCCGCCGGGCGAGAACACAACCCTAATCAGGTCTATTGCCAGGGTGAGTTTCTCCTCCAGCGCCAGCAGAGCATGCTCTCCGTCCTTGGCTAAAATCACTTCGTGCCCCCTGCCGGTCGTTTCCCGAATGTGAATGTCCAGATCGATAAAATTCCAGTCCAGTTTTTTTGCCAGAGTTTTGCCTGCCGTGGATTTTCCGGACCCGGGCATGCCCACAAGCGTTATCCCTTTGAATTTTTTCTTCATTCTCTTTTTTTGTATTATACACTTAGCAGCTTTGATTCGGCAAGCGCCCGCTTAGGCGGATGAACAGATTCAAACCGCAGGAGGAAACCCAATGAACACGGATATTGAAAAGATGCTCCGGATTTCACCCAAAAGATTCAAGGAAATTAACACTTTCCTGGTTGACCCTAAAAACGAAGCGGTCCGCGCTGTTGTAAAACTTATCGAAAAACACGGCGGCGCCGCCGCGATAAACAGGAAAGCGGCCGAAGCAGGGAAGCCTGAGAACCTGCTGGCGCGCCTTAAAAAGGAAAATTCGCCGTATTATAACGAAGTTCTCTGGCTCAGGGAACAGCGCGACAAGGGCGCGTTTATCGGCATGAAAGATTATTGCCGCAAACACGCGGGCAGGTGCAAGATCAACAGCAAGAATGCGGTCGCGCTGGAAATCAGCGCCCTGCAGTATTTTCCTTTTCTCATACAGTCCGCCAAGCAGGCCATTGCCAGGCAGGAACTGATGCCGGGCCGCTTTATCCGCGTGCGAAACATGAAAGAACAGGTGGCGGACCTGGGCGATATCCTCGCGGTTTCCGCCTCAATGAATATAATAGGCGCGTCCCTTGTTGAGACGCTGGATACGAAGGGCACGGACGGTTCTAACATACACCTGGGGGGGGCTGCGACTATCACCGGCTATTTCGGAGGCGTGGGCCAGCCCAATGAGCATGCCATGCAGTGGGCCGAGGAGTATCTGCACTACTACACTAACTACGGCATCCGCCAGGCGCTCAATGTCAATTCCGGTACGATAATGATCGCCTACCTTATGCACAGGCTTGGAGTGAATAACGAATTCAAGATCTCCGTGTTCATGGGCAACGACAACCCCTACTCTATAATGTGGACGCTGCTTGCGGCGAAACTCTTCGCGCGCGAAGACGGGACAACTTCGCTGATCGGTTTCAACCTGGCTAACTCGGTGAATAACGAAACGATTATACAAGCCTCGAAAATACGCAAAGCGCTGGGCCTCGAAAAAGTTGTCCGCTTTGAGCACCACATCACGGAGACGTTCAAGTCCATCGTGGTTCAGCCGTACAACCGCAGACAGGAATTGATCCAGCTCGCCGCGAAGGTCCCCAATATCGCGGCCAAACATGAAGGCGGAGACCCGCAAATTGACGGCAAGCGCGCGCATCCTTCGGACATCCTCGATTACTTCATGCCCAAGAAAGATGTGGAAGCCCAGGGCCTGATGCCCGCTATGCTGAGGAATTACCTGGACAAACACGACGCCGTGAACCGGACCGCCGAAGCGCTAACTAAAGCCGGCATCGGAGTGCTGGCCGCGCAGAATCTGCATAAATAGAGCTGAAGAGCTGGAAGCTCTGAAGAGCTGAAGTAAAGGAAAAGTATACTTCAGCTCTTCAGCACTTCAGGCTTCAGCGCTTCCCTAAGGAGAATCGTAATGAAAAAAATTAAAAAAGAAGCTGTAAGCCCTGTTGCATTAAAACCGCCGCAAAATGTGAAAAGAAGCCTTTTGGATTTTGCCAAAATGAAACGAAACGGCGTTCCCGCCGCCTGGGTTACCTCTTATGACCTTCCTTTCGCCTATGCCGCCCAGAAAGCGGGGGTTGATATGATACTTGTCGGCGATTCCGGCGGAATGGTCCAATTGGGCTATTCCACTACCAATCCCGTCACCATGGATGAAATGATAACGCTTGCAAAGGCGGCCAGAAGGGGGGCTCCCGATACTTTCATGATAGGAGATATGCCGCAGGGGGCTTATGAACCCTCGGAAAGGGACGCGGTTATAAGCGCTTTACGCTTTGTTAAAGAAGCCGGCTCCGACGCTATAAAGTGCGAGGGCGGTCACAGGATCATTCCTAAAGTAAAGGCCATAGTCGATGCCGGAATTCTTGTAATGGGGCATTTGGGGCTTACCCCGCAAAGCACAGGCTCCTTCGGCGGTTACAGGGTGCAGGGCAAATCAGTTGCAAGTTTTGAAAAAACAATGGAAGACGCCCTGGAGCTTCAGGAGGCAGGGGTGTTCGCCTTACTGCTTGAGGCAATGCCCTCTGAACCGGCGGGCCAGATAGCCAGGGCTCTTAAAATACCGGTTTATGGAATAGGCGCCGGGACCGAGGTTGACGGGCAGCTTATCATAATGCACGACCTTATGGGTTTTTACGCCTCCTTCCGTCCATGGTTCGCCAAGTGCTATATTCCGGAAGTCGCCGGTCAATTCAAGGATTATCTGGCGCAGATACCTGACATAAGGAAGAACGGAAAAGAGGAAAGAGGCGACGGTTTATTGGTTTTGACGGAGATGGCCGTAAAAGCTTACATTAAGCAGGTTCGCGACGGGAGTTTCCCCGGCAAAGACTACTCTTATTCAATAAAACCGGAAGAAATAGCCGCGCTTAAAGCCTCCAAATACTGGAAATAACAGCAACCGGCTGCCTCAGTTAGCCCGAATTTTTCAGTTGAAGAATTCGGGCTAATAGTTTTCAAGGTCCAACTCACCATCCGTAAAGGGGGGGGATTCAGCCGGGCCCGAGCCTTCAGGCTGAAGCGGAGACCGGAAACAGGCCCGTATTAAAGGGTCTACAGGCCCTTGACAAAACTCAAACTTCCCTTTATGCTATATATGAAATAAAGGTATTAAAAGGCGCCCGTTCAATACGGGCATTTATGAAGAAGATACATTATTTTCTTTCTGTTTTCTTTTTTCTGCCGCTGTTTACTCCCGCTTTAGCCATGTCTAAGGAGGAAGTACCCGGCGTAGTCGCCGCTCCCGTAGTGCCGGGGTCTGAAATTCCGGTTGTTGACAACACTCCGCCTGTGTCAGGCCAAAACCAGGCCGCGGCTATCACCGTAGACCCGGCATTGCATGAGAATAGGCGCGATGATTTTAGAACATTCAGAATGAACGCCTCTAACCATCCCGATGTTTCCGCGCGCGCCCTGGCGCGGATCCTAAAGGGGCTTCCGCCGGATGAGGCACAGAAATTTACAGACAGGAACTGCTTTCCGATATCCGAAATGCTCACAGGCCTCAGGCGCATGGCGGATTCCAAAAACCTGTCGCATGAAAATTTGCATTCTATAAGCTCCGAACTCGAGCCTTTTGATATTCATGTGTTTGACGCCCGAGGCCGCAAGCCGCCGGACCGCGGCGGTCCCGGAGGCCCCGGAGGCCGCGGACACGATAAAATGAATCCCGTAAACGATCTGGTGGCTGTGCGCTCTGCCGTTAACTCGGAGGACAAAAAGGCGGCGGAGGAGAAAGTTCAGGCGCTTACGCAGAGCTACCCCGACAATCCCTCGGTTCAGTCCGCGGCGGCTTCCTACTATAATGAAATGCGCAACTATACCATGGCTGAAAAGGCCGCCACCACTGCCATAAAACTGGACGAAAAAGATCCGGATCCCTATAAAACACGGGCGGTGGCTCGGGCCGAACTTGAAGACAGAAAAGGCGCCCTTGAGGACATAAAAAAAGCCATGGCCATAGATCCGCAGGACGAATCGGCTAAAATCCTTTCCATACTTCTTGAAAGCCGCAAAAGCGTGCCCACCCTTAAATCCCTGGCTTCCGCGGAGGAAATAAAAAAGGCCCTTGGCTCCGTTGAAGATGGAAGCGCGGCCGCTGTAAGAGGCGACCGGGATCCCGGCGGCATAAACGGCGCGCCCGGGCAGTCTCCAGCCGCCGACGGCGGCGCTGCCACGTCCGCCGCGAATGGGGGGGCGGGCCAGGCCCAGGTTCCGGATTACGGCAAATCCCAGGCATACCTGCAGACCGCGTTTTCCAAAACGCGCCTTGGCGACTACGGGAACACCGTTAAATACGCTACCCTTTCCATAGAAAAAAACCCCGCTAATACCGACGCCTATCTGGAAAGGGCCAACGCCATGAATTTCCTTGGCCGCTACGACGAAGCCGTAAGGGACGCCACCGTAGTGCTGCAAAAAGACCCTTCAAATCTTCAGGCTTTGAACATGCGCGCCTGGGCGCTTAATAAAAAAGGGCTGTCCGGCGAGGCGGAAACCGATTCGAGCCGGGCCATAGGCATAAACCCCGGTTTTGCGGACGCCTGGTTTAACAGGGCTCTGGCCTATGAGAAGCAGGGCGACTATAAAAAAACGCTTGAAAATTTCAGACAGGCCGCCGCGTTGAGCGGGGCTTACCAGAGCCGCTATCAGGACGCGGTGGCGCAGTACGGCGCCATGGTGCCGGGTTTCTCGGCCGGGCTTGGCGCGGCTTCCGCGGGAGCGCAGGCGGCTTATGAAGGCGCGCGCCGCCAAAAACGCTCTCCGCTCAAGCGGTTCCTCATTTTGCTGTTCTTCACGCTCACGGGCGGGGCGCTGGTGGCCATGGGATTGGTGCACATCGTGACTTCCAGAAACGTCAAAGCGGCGGTAAGCGCGCGCAGCACTCATCCGGATGTGCTTTCCCCGTCCGTCTTCTACGAGGGCGTGGCTACCGGGAAATATAAGATAGAGCGCAAAATCGGCGAAGG
The sequence above is a segment of the Elusimicrobiota bacterium genome. Coding sequences within it:
- a CDS encoding DUF4185 domain-containing protein — translated: MKVKTVLFSALVILCGFSEGARAADNTGSPAKLGLVQGELPHQQATIGARQETTIGPAEGLPVRPARTPEHKSLEFSVKQVGPLFEVKGASTQVIGQGGNYAVAAGGGKTVWFLNNIWIGEVPAAGQPARWGIIEGGVALSASSSPYSLKSGLNYVLDENRWPIPFLSSDFREYIQVRKFWPRAGLKTEKKYYAFYSILNNFGSGPYDYFRVGQGLAFSDNPEGPYKKVEIGLSYALWSDVEPAFGSAAFSDSDGWLYIYGRVMTEPGKYAAALSRVKPADIESREKYEYYSLDASSGVWTSDLTELTPVMENMPEEFSVSYNEHLKSYLALYLDIEDTEILLMRADYPWGPWKDPVKITACSKEEYCSGGKEQPLFSLEEGKKTFFTLEKKNMPYIYELTFQ
- the buk gene encoding butyrate kinase produces the protein MADYNILVINPGSTSDEVSFFRGEKLVFHKVVRYNPEDLKAYEFKKVTAQYKFRKGLVLDTLKEHKVELSELHAIIGRGGVLRSIEGGVYAVNENMLKDLNEGVMGDHPSNLGGILAYNIAAMCGAAAFIADPVTVDEMEPLARYSGMPENPRISIFHALNQKRVARHAARQLGKPYEDCRLIVMHGGGGVSVGAHIGGRVVDVNNGLEGDGPFTPQRSGSVPAAGLIKMCFSGKYTLAEMKLKLKGRGGLVAYTGTSDCIALEKYILTGEIKPNSGLDPAKISREKAKEAVLAMAYQISKEIASLSAVLEGKVDAIVLTGGLAYDQIVVPEIKRRVDWIAPVLSYPGGDEMRALRVAAQTGLKHPAKVKVY
- a CDS encoding phosphate acyltransferase, with amino-acid sequence MKFRNFEELMRLVKDKPNRIVVPGANNEEVLEAIKMGVEHRIISGGILVGPKAQVEAAAAKVGVKLDIFEIIDMSDCAEMCNKAVDLVKAGKGDFLVKGLVDTKFYMKAILRKEVGAVAEGTVLSHFVLFELANYHKLFAVTDAAIMINPTLEQKAKITRNAVDMMRMLGVEKPNVAVICPVEKVNPNIPSTLDAEALVKMNREGTLKNCVVEGPYDIYISFSKELAAEKGIKGAAVPGETDIALFPNLDSANPVYKCLSFFGAGVKSAALLAGSNIPVILPSRTDSPVTKLHSIALAGFLKTQAKVCA
- a CDS encoding SEC-C metal-binding domain-containing protein; amino-acid sequence: MVWNFLKKILNKKEEKRSETEPRAAFRQNTRIQQAASPAPSAVPAAVAPAAAEAAPAPAADVVINQTVAPSATPLAEKTAPAKEKSPAEKTDDELAQELNVISPEILSQAKTPQMRKLIIDIYRKMLIEGVDINDEKEVKKWLKKHPEVVNGGEAHKIETFKREEPKVGRNDACPCGSGRKYKKCCGKGK
- the thrC gene encoding threonine synthase — its product is MKYYSTNGKSRPATFREALFTGLADDGGLFMPEAFPNRGNNFPRAAGNNNFHETAFKVCREYISDVADKDLKEIIRDSFSRKAFPVKNSPSPLVRLAEDLYILELFHGPTLSFKDFGARFMARLMKHYLAGSKKRLAVIVATSGDTGSAAACGFFGLPGINVFVLYPEGRISPLQEKQIATLGGNITALKVRGDFDDCQRLAKKALSDAGIRGKMALSSANSINIGRLLPQMFYYFSAVSQLKVLSEERGKRKPVFVVPSGNFGDLSAGLFAKRMGLPVRKFIAAVNINSGVPRYLATGILPRAKTRMTLSSAMDVGIPSNFTRILDLYHNDRIAVKRDIDSVTVTDAEIEKTIRMAFRRFCYVSDPHTATGIAAALNCNIAGPKIVLATAHPAKFPDIVSRNTGLAVKAPSRLASCMRKRDKSSAIPADFNRLKTILLSHVS
- a CDS encoding shikimate kinase codes for the protein MKKKFKGITLVGMPGSGKSTAGKTLAKKLDWNFIDLDIHIRETTGRGHEVILAKDGEHALLALEEKLTLAIDLIRVVFSPGGSIIYSPAAMKKLKKETLVVYLKTPLTEVKKRLSGIIHLRGIVGLKEKGITRLFKERTRVYEKAADLTVDTRERSPAETAAEIIRNIKQWQLPG
- the panB gene encoding 3-methyl-2-oxobutanoate hydroxymethyltransferase, whose protein sequence is MKKIKKEAVSPVALKPPQNVKRSLLDFAKMKRNGVPAAWVTSYDLPFAYAAQKAGVDMILVGDSGGMVQLGYSTTNPVTMDEMITLAKAARRGAPDTFMIGDMPQGAYEPSERDAVISALRFVKEAGSDAIKCEGGHRIIPKVKAIVDAGILVMGHLGLTPQSTGSFGGYRVQGKSVASFEKTMEDALELQEAGVFALLLEAMPSEPAGQIARALKIPVYGIGAGTEVDGQLIIMHDLMGFYASFRPWFAKCYIPEVAGQFKDYLAQIPDIRKNGKEERGDGLLVLTEMAVKAYIKQVRDGSFPGKDYSYSIKPEEIAALKASKYWK
- a CDS encoding protein kinase translates to MKKIHYFLSVFFFLPLFTPALAMSKEEVPGVVAAPVVPGSEIPVVDNTPPVSGQNQAAAITVDPALHENRRDDFRTFRMNASNHPDVSARALARILKGLPPDEAQKFTDRNCFPISEMLTGLRRMADSKNLSHENLHSISSELEPFDIHVFDARGRKPPDRGGPGGPGGRGHDKMNPVNDLVAVRSAVNSEDKKAAEEKVQALTQSYPDNPSVQSAAASYYNEMRNYTMAEKAATTAIKLDEKDPDPYKTRAVARAELEDRKGALEDIKKAMAIDPQDESAKILSILLESRKSVPTLKSLASAEEIKKALGSVEDGSAAAVRGDRDPGGINGAPGQSPAADGGAATSAANGGAGQAQVPDYGKSQAYLQTAFSKTRLGDYGNTVKYATLSIEKNPANTDAYLERANAMNFLGRYDEAVRDATVVLQKDPSNLQALNMRAWALNKKGLSGEAETDSSRAIGINPGFADAWFNRALAYEKQGDYKKTLENFRQAAALSGAYQSRYQDAVAQYGAMVPGFSAGLGAASAGAQAAYEGARRQKRSPLKRFLILLFFTLTGGALVAMGLVHIVTSRNVKAAVSARSTHPDVLSPSVFYEGVATGKYKIERKIGEGGMGVVYEAVDQSLGRKVAIKKMNEEIKVNEREKQRFLEEARTVALLHHPNIVEIYTIFEEEDNIYLVFEYINGLTLDRLLDKEVRLDFAKTVGIFDEVSKALVYAHSKNVIHRDLKLSNIMLSEENEIKVMDFGLASRVRESLARSSNAEVVGSPAYMAPEQDMGVSSREADIYSLGVCLYESLSGVLPFPGPDFHQQKVGRLYQPLSGVVPGSPKALDSLFEKAFAPEPENRFHSAEEFRKTLLDIAEAGGFSPESEERGRAKQGPEYRTFPV